One Cellulomonas taurus genomic region harbors:
- a CDS encoding Ig-like domain-containing protein, whose amino-acid sequence MRTTGRLRRPVAWAAAATLLAVILPAVPATASELVGTATFSGGELVVGKTATFDITCGGIPNSQGATVRLMRSNSIVQTQTPMMTAGGAENDIYTGKATFDLTNQVPGTYYVRVECKLQYNGYQPYPNASGDFQIRAGAVASTTTITASADRVVSGQQVTFTATVPGAVDGSVDFRAGGSSLGVASLTGGRATIAVPVTAETTVTAVYSGGTGYLGSTSASGVTVGVITEIAGPEGFGMGGLPTVGKPSVVTVIGDWTPSIAQGTTESYEWRVGPTVVSREKSYTPVGADYGKQLTLTVTASHPQLGSLPMSITLPVGAGDGVQGSLTLGGSDGHDATLGTPLVPQPQGWSPTATLSYVWWVNGQEVSTASTYTPTVADLGKTIRVRATATDPGQATRSADVYVWNVLTDPTVTVGSSTITLGATATVPVTVAGPQGGPVPTGDVAVTLTPAAGGAPVSLGAAVALDGSGKASVRASGLAAGRYTVTAAYLPASYGISAASTSVASVGGDANPYRKASGTGGVIVTKPVPAITVPGTVQTPVAKPATLSLTVAGDARPREYVLRSGDTELTRGAVNAIGATTITIPVLAPGTHTLTLVLPETATSAQVTRTIVVTVAGEPDRTGSTPTAKLATPKAATVPGQAMELVADGFQPGETVAFFVHSDPVFLGTAVAGADGIARLMAVIPADLPVGSHTVVATGGTSGRWAELTIDLAVPGATPTGPSTTVASNQVLATTGSGAGSALLGAWLLLAVGAGLMIVVRRVRTVRGAA is encoded by the coding sequence GTGCGCACCACCGGGCGGCTGCGCCGACCCGTGGCCTGGGCAGCGGCGGCGACGCTGCTGGCCGTGATCCTGCCGGCCGTTCCGGCGACCGCGTCCGAGCTGGTCGGCACCGCGACCTTCTCCGGCGGTGAGCTGGTGGTCGGCAAGACCGCCACCTTCGACATCACCTGCGGTGGCATCCCGAACAGCCAGGGCGCCACCGTCCGCCTGATGCGCAGCAACAGCATCGTGCAGACCCAGACGCCGATGATGACCGCGGGCGGGGCCGAGAACGACATCTACACCGGCAAGGCCACCTTCGACCTGACGAACCAGGTGCCCGGCACCTACTACGTCCGGGTGGAGTGCAAGCTGCAGTACAACGGGTACCAGCCCTACCCGAACGCCAGCGGCGACTTCCAGATCCGGGCCGGTGCCGTGGCCAGCACGACGACGATCACCGCCTCCGCCGACCGGGTCGTGTCCGGTCAGCAGGTCACCTTCACCGCCACCGTCCCCGGTGCGGTCGACGGGTCGGTCGACTTCCGGGCCGGGGGCAGCTCGCTGGGCGTCGCGTCGCTGACCGGCGGACGGGCGACGATCGCCGTGCCGGTGACCGCCGAGACCACCGTGACCGCCGTGTACTCCGGCGGCACCGGTTACCTGGGGTCGACGTCGGCCTCCGGCGTCACCGTCGGGGTCATCACCGAGATCGCCGGGCCGGAAGGCTTCGGGATGGGCGGTCTGCCCACAGTCGGCAAGCCGTCGGTCGTCACCGTCATCGGGGACTGGACCCCGAGCATCGCCCAGGGCACCACCGAGAGCTACGAGTGGAGGGTCGGCCCCACCGTCGTCTCCCGCGAGAAGTCCTACACCCCGGTCGGCGCCGACTACGGCAAGCAGCTCACCCTGACCGTCACGGCCAGCCACCCGCAGCTCGGTTCGCTGCCGATGTCCATCACCCTGCCGGTCGGCGCCGGCGACGGCGTCCAGGGCTCGTTGACCCTGGGCGGGTCGGACGGCCACGACGCCACCCTTGGCACCCCGCTGGTCCCGCAGCCGCAGGGCTGGTCGCCCACCGCGACGCTGTCCTACGTCTGGTGGGTGAACGGCCAGGAGGTGTCGACCGCCTCGACCTACACCCCCACCGTCGCCGACCTGGGCAAGACCATCCGGGTGCGGGCCACCGCCACCGATCCCGGTCAGGCGACCCGTTCCGCGGACGTCTACGTCTGGAACGTGCTGACCGACCCGACGGTCACCGTGGGCTCGTCCACCATCACGCTGGGCGCCACCGCCACGGTGCCGGTCACGGTCGCCGGTCCGCAGGGCGGCCCGGTGCCGACCGGCGACGTCGCGGTCACCCTGACCCCGGCCGCCGGTGGCGCTCCGGTGTCGTTGGGTGCTGCCGTCGCGCTGGACGGTTCCGGCAAGGCCTCCGTCCGGGCGTCGGGGCTGGCCGCTGGTCGCTACACCGTCACCGCCGCCTACCTCCCGGCCTCCTACGGGATCTCCGCGGCGTCGACCTCGGTCGCCTCCGTGGGCGGGGACGCCAACCCGTACCGGAAGGCATCGGGCACCGGCGGCGTCATCGTCACCAAGCCGGTCCCGGCGATCACCGTCCCGGGCACCGTGCAGACCCCGGTCGCGAAGCCGGCCACCCTGAGCCTGACGGTCGCCGGCGACGCCCGGCCGCGCGAGTACGTGCTGCGCTCCGGTGACACCGAGCTGACCCGCGGTGCGGTGAACGCGATCGGCGCGACCACCATCACCATCCCTGTGCTGGCGCCGGGCACGCACACGCTGACCCTGGTGCTGCCGGAGACCGCGACCAGCGCGCAGGTCACCCGGACCATCGTCGTCACCGTGGCCGGTGAGCCCGACCGCACCGGGTCGACCCCGACCGCCAAGCTCGCCACCCCGAAGGCCGCCACGGTCCCGGGTCAGGCGATGGAGCTGGTCGCCGACGGGTTCCAGCCCGGGGAGACGGTGGCGTTCTTCGTGCACTCCGACCCGGTGTTCCTGGGCACCGCCGTCGCGGGCGCCGACGGCATCGCCCGGCTGATGGCGGTCATCCCGGCCGATCTGCCGGTGGGCTCGCACACTGTGGTGGCCACCGGTGGCACCTCGGGCCGGTGGGCCGAGCTGACGATCGACCTCGCGGTGCCCGGTGCCACGCCGACCGGTCCCTCGACCACCGTCGCGTCGAACCAGGTGCTCGCCACCACCGGTTCCGGTGCTGGTTCCGCCCTGCTGGGCGCCTGGCTGCTGCTCGCGGTCGGTGCCGGTCTGATGATCGTCGTCCGCCGGGTGCGGACGGTGCGCGGCGCGGCCTGA
- a CDS encoding endo alpha-1,4 polygalactosaminidase — protein sequence MRTRPALLGPVLLGAVALGLAGCSSGPLPTGGVIDYQLGGGYDPADGVVGVVRDATDDPADGLWSGCYVNGFQTQPTESQDWLDQHPDLVLRAQDGTPVIDPGWPDELLLDISTDERRAGIAAVLGPVIAQCADRGFDAVELDNLDTWTRSDGRLTEDDAVAMATLLVAAGHEAGLTVGQKNAPGLGTRGRDEAGFDFVVAEECQRYDECGRYTDVYGDAVIDIEYADDLAGSWQQVCADPALPPRTVLRDRALSTPDDGEYVFDRC from the coding sequence ATGCGCACCCGACCCGCCCTGCTCGGCCCCGTCCTGCTCGGTGCCGTGGCGCTGGGTCTGGCCGGGTGTTCCTCGGGCCCGTTGCCGACCGGCGGCGTGATCGACTACCAGCTCGGCGGCGGCTACGACCCGGCGGACGGGGTGGTCGGGGTGGTGCGCGACGCGACCGACGACCCCGCGGACGGGCTGTGGTCCGGCTGCTACGTGAACGGCTTCCAGACCCAGCCCACCGAAAGCCAGGACTGGCTCGACCAGCACCCCGACCTGGTGCTGCGGGCGCAGGACGGCACACCGGTGATCGACCCGGGGTGGCCGGACGAGCTGCTGCTGGACATCTCCACCGACGAGCGGCGCGCCGGGATCGCCGCGGTGCTCGGCCCGGTGATCGCCCAGTGCGCCGACCGGGGCTTCGACGCGGTGGAGCTGGACAACCTGGACACCTGGACCCGGTCGGACGGTCGATTGACCGAGGACGACGCGGTCGCGATGGCGACCCTGCTGGTCGCGGCCGGACACGAGGCCGGGCTGACGGTCGGGCAGAAGAACGCCCCCGGACTGGGCACCCGGGGCCGGGACGAGGCGGGCTTCGACTTCGTGGTGGCCGAGGAGTGCCAGCGCTACGACGAGTGCGGCCGGTACACCGATGTCTACGGCGACGCGGTGATCGACATCGAGTACGCCGACGACCTCGCCGGCAGCTGGCAGCAGGTGTGCGCCGACCCCGCCCTGCCGCCGAGGACGGTGCTGCGCGACCGGGCCCTGAGCACGCCGGACGACGGGGAGTACGTCTTCGACCGCTGCTGA
- a CDS encoding winged helix-turn-helix domain-containing protein translates to MPALLVDLAARRVHVRGREVHLTRSEFDLLAALGRRPSAVVSKDDLARAVGAEPGRAGHRAVEVHIANLRRKLGDGRDHPPTIRTVRGRGYLLEREAAEFVR, encoded by the coding sequence ATGCCCGCGCTGCTGGTGGACCTCGCCGCCCGGCGGGTGCACGTCCGGGGCCGGGAGGTGCACCTGACCCGCAGCGAGTTCGACCTGCTCGCCGCCCTCGGTCGACGGCCCAGCGCGGTGGTGTCGAAGGACGATCTGGCCCGCGCCGTGGGAGCCGAACCGGGGCGTGCCGGGCACCGTGCGGTGGAGGTGCACATCGCCAATCTGCGCCGGAAACTCGGCGACGGCCGCGACCACCCACCGACGATCAGGACCGTGCGCGGACGCGGCTACCTGCTGGAACGCGAGGCGGCCGAATTCGTCCGGTAA
- the map gene encoding type I methionyl aminopeptidase encodes MAALKTPAEIDQMRAAGRFVAAVLTSLREVAEVGMTLRDLDTHAHAMIDQAGAHSVYLGYHPSFGAMPYPGVLCSSVNDAALHGLPSDQVLADGDVLSIDFAAEVDGWVADSALTFQLGTPDPEAQRLIAVTDEALAAGIAQARPGNRMGDISAAIGEIGRAAGFGINTDFGGHGVGRSMHEEPHVPNVGRRGTGLKLRPGLVIAIEPWFMAGGDGYTVDPDGWTIRTADGANAAHAEHTVAITLDGPVVLTARE; translated from the coding sequence GTGGCAGCACTGAAGACCCCGGCCGAGATCGACCAGATGCGCGCGGCCGGGCGGTTCGTCGCCGCGGTGCTCACCAGCCTCCGCGAGGTCGCCGAGGTCGGGATGACCCTCCGGGACCTGGACACCCACGCGCACGCGATGATCGACCAGGCGGGCGCGCACTCGGTCTACCTGGGGTACCACCCTTCCTTCGGCGCGATGCCCTATCCCGGGGTGCTGTGCAGCAGCGTGAACGACGCCGCCCTGCACGGCCTGCCGTCGGACCAGGTGCTGGCCGACGGGGACGTGCTGAGCATCGACTTCGCCGCCGAGGTCGACGGGTGGGTCGCCGACTCCGCGCTCACCTTCCAGCTCGGCACCCCCGACCCGGAGGCACAGCGCCTGATCGCGGTCACCGACGAGGCGCTCGCGGCCGGGATCGCCCAGGCCCGACCCGGCAACCGGATGGGTGACATCTCCGCGGCGATCGGGGAGATCGGCCGGGCGGCGGGCTTCGGGATCAACACCGACTTCGGTGGGCACGGTGTCGGTCGCAGCATGCACGAGGAGCCGCACGTGCCGAACGTCGGGCGGCGCGGCACCGGCCTGAAACTGCGCCCCGGTCTGGTGATCGCCATCGAGCCGTGGTTCATGGCGGGCGGCGACGGCTACACGGTGGACCCGGACGGCTGGACGATCCGCACCGCCGACGGGGCGAACGCCGCCCACGCCGAGCACACCGTCGCGATCACCCTCGACGGTCCGGTGGTGCTGACCGCCCGGGAGTGA
- a CDS encoding SDR family oxidoreductase — MDDLIVVTGASGRVGRRLAVRLAAEGAHQRLVVRSADRAPRLPGTETEVAISPGYADVDSMRAAMTGARTLFLVSGREDADRVTQHRAAIDTAVDAGIERIVYLSFMGAAPDATFTFARDHWATEEHIRASGLHFTFLRDCLYHDAIAHFVGADDVLRGPAGDGVVAAVSHDDVADVATVALLAEDRHAFDGQTFDVTGPTAFSLAEAAQVLSRATGRTIRYQPETLEEAYASRAGYGAPQWEVDGWVSSYAAIAAGELATPSPTVKRLTARPAQSFAEWLDLNPGDWAHLRR, encoded by the coding sequence ATGGACGACCTGATCGTGGTGACCGGCGCCTCCGGCAGAGTGGGGCGACGACTGGCGGTGCGACTCGCGGCGGAGGGCGCGCATCAGCGCCTGGTGGTGCGGTCGGCGGACCGCGCCCCGCGCCTGCCCGGCACCGAGACCGAGGTGGCGATCAGCCCGGGGTACGCCGACGTCGACTCGATGCGGGCCGCGATGACCGGGGCGCGCACGCTGTTCCTGGTCTCCGGCCGGGAGGACGCCGACCGGGTGACCCAGCACCGGGCGGCGATCGACACCGCCGTCGATGCCGGGATCGAGCGGATCGTCTACCTGTCGTTCATGGGTGCGGCGCCGGATGCGACGTTCACCTTCGCCCGCGACCACTGGGCCACCGAGGAGCACATCCGCGCCTCCGGCCTGCACTTCACCTTCCTGCGGGACTGCCTGTACCACGACGCGATCGCGCACTTCGTCGGTGCGGACGACGTGCTGCGCGGCCCGGCCGGTGACGGGGTGGTCGCGGCCGTGTCGCACGACGACGTCGCGGATGTGGCGACGGTGGCGCTGCTCGCCGAGGACCGGCACGCCTTCGACGGTCAGACCTTCGACGTGACCGGACCGACGGCGTTCTCCCTGGCGGAGGCCGCGCAGGTGCTCAGCCGGGCCACGGGTCGGACCATCCGCTACCAGCCGGAGACCCTGGAGGAGGCGTATGCCTCCCGGGCCGGGTACGGGGCACCGCAGTGGGAGGTCGACGGGTGGGTGTCGTCCTATGCGGCGATCGCCGCCGGGGAGCTGGCCACGCCGTCGCCGACCGTGAAGCGGTTGACCGCCCGTCCGGCCCAGTCGTTCGCCGAATGGCTGGACCTGAACCCCGGCGACTGGGCGCACCTGCGCCGTTGA
- a CDS encoding low molecular weight protein-tyrosine-phosphatase codes for MTVCTGNICRSPMAEVVLRDRLERAGLADRVVVDSTGISDEEHGNPIDRRARTALAARGYPVPQRSARQVAAGDLAQRDLVLAMTSQHARALRRLDPDAPVVMYRSFDPAAPRVVPGEADHLLDVDDPWYGGPENFEHCLDEIEAAADGVVDHVRRALSA; via the coding sequence ATGACCGTCTGCACCGGGAACATCTGCCGGTCCCCGATGGCCGAGGTGGTGCTCCGCGACCGCCTGGAACGTGCCGGGCTGGCGGACCGCGTGGTGGTCGACTCCACCGGGATCAGCGACGAGGAGCACGGCAACCCGATCGACCGCCGCGCCCGGACCGCACTCGCCGCCCGGGGCTACCCGGTGCCGCAGCGGTCCGCACGGCAGGTGGCGGCGGGCGATCTGGCGCAGCGGGACCTGGTGCTGGCGATGACGTCGCAGCACGCCCGGGCGCTGCGCCGCCTGGACCCGGACGCCCCGGTGGTGATGTACCGCTCCTTCGACCCGGCGGCGCCGCGGGTGGTGCCCGGCGAGGCGGATCACCTGCTGGACGTGGACGACCCCTGGTACGGCGGGCCGGAGAACTTCGAGCACTGCCTGGACGAGATCGAGGCGGCCGCGGACGGGGTGGTCGATCACGTGCGGCGGGCGCTGAGCGCCTGA
- a CDS encoding discoidin domain-containing protein, with translation MGEQTAERRTVHRRVRGAVVAAVLAGLALGAGVTPVMAAAPAPAAPAAPEPGPTRDGVPVGAGSVAATPPPEVGQGVQDTLNQHLYLDASLAGQPVPTNSWWTDLLVSRYSGDLWADPLVVANDSRGAIVRYPTDFNADGTAMVLDHPVVAGGLAVPRPDASDLVLADFEDGLPDGWTATGDAFTAVSEGTSPGQSPVSGFLGRGLLNSFTPAAGDGATGTLTSPEFTVDRAALAAMVGGGNRPGQEELRLVVDGEVVLSATGQDSETLRWVTWDLTPWQGRTAHLEVVDSLTAGWAHVLVDHIVLTDVPDGVGDRFDPVFAADSAVVTGWGDWNVSWRLGTEADATAPHIDVTAARGVPYLWFEYDGVTPTLTLEAGAQLTDAAGEQLTFPATTDRFVVEQGGRRFGVHAPAGTTFERAGDVVVASAGTPHLVLSALTEGADLDTMQTTAFAVARDTRMDYALDTAAGTVTETWSLDTEPLEGTGRDTVQGWLPHQYRQADHDLAFTGAEYRVPRGTLRTTVGHGDWTTTYAFTGLTPVPGVAAAAVDPEVLATMTDFVTDYAAKTGYGGDTYWGGKDVLQLAEYMLVAKQIGATEPYQALKTSLRTALTDWFTYTAGESEHFFARYDTWRALIGFAESYGSSQFTDNHFHYGYFTAAAAMLAMEDPEWAAGYGEIAGLVADQYGNGDRSNPDFPYLRTFDIWAGHSYAGGFSSPGGNNQESSSEAIQSWAGLYLLGVALGDQEMQATGAMGYVTERAAVREYWLDVTGTVFDAAYDHATTGILYDSGQAYATYFSGDPAWIYGIQWMPTGPWLNYLGWDREHATTLLDEMLADRPRVVGEEGTRGGNAGRVQMFAKKWWGIGTYGDIDIDQDRPAALEELKAALREVEKHHPGYATARVPANPFYDAATDTLSVQPGADGGLVFPESFWTPDTFPAALVPAQYSEQMVDRQPADWDPASPLLPYLSTDFTVDPAANDALYAFSVADYQPGRDTDRAADVFSAMGDALGNVVLGMLAQSHPDVYADVFAELRARGDAVATSVSMAGLVYATGATNLVLGAEALDRHVDAPLGQVYRDADGTYTYVVTNPTDQQQAYPVYQGTELIGTLDVPAHTQLAHRGDAVLTRIVVGQEVTTVAPGATTRFTATGYDQYGAVVPMPELTWSVDGGGTIDADGGFTATTPTDRVTVTARNGEVSATATVRVDTAPRLTSLALAPGFTRVKAGTPTTFTATGLDQYGDPTPIDGEIAWSTTDGTIDGGTLTVPAAGSAAVTATVGDARGTAVVAVVDPAADRRVPVTATASSSLGGNTADRAVDGDPSTRWESQHGIDDVDLVLDLGGSYDLTGAHLLWEGAAASSYAVQTADAADGPWTTVSTITKKDASADDLTLDTTTRFLRIHGLGRLTAYGYSLWEVELTGTRAAAEITPTRLLLAPDGTAVRAGAEVGLTAYAFDDTGAGGPVDAVWSATGSGTVDTDGRFTAADAPGTATVTATTAGLTATTTVTVLDNGQPVADPGSAEPGTVRDIAVGKPVTASSVENAGLRAGNAVDADPATRWSSAAADGEWLAVDLGEVVPVDHVALDWERAAAATYRVQTRTTDDAPWRTVTEVTDGREGHAEHPMDGVSARYVRVVADSRTTQYGVSLHAFQVCSAQGRPTPDLARGATATSSADEWSGFGPANAVDGDPGTRWASAWTDDAWLAVDLGRTERVRQVTIAWEDAYAAAYVVEGRPAGSTDWAPLATVADGDGGTDVLAVDGTVRELRVRGVQRSGAYGYSLYSVEVR, from the coding sequence ATGGGCGAGCAGACAGCGGAGCGCCGCACGGTGCACCGGCGAGTGCGCGGGGCCGTGGTGGCGGCCGTCCTGGCCGGTCTGGCGCTGGGCGCGGGTGTCACCCCCGTCATGGCTGCGGCCCCCGCCCCGGCCGCGCCCGCTGCACCCGAGCCGGGCCCCACGCGGGACGGCGTCCCGGTCGGTGCCGGCTCAGTCGCCGCCACCCCGCCCCCGGAGGTCGGCCAGGGCGTGCAGGACACGCTGAACCAGCACCTCTACCTGGACGCCTCCCTCGCGGGTCAGCCGGTGCCGACCAACTCCTGGTGGACGGACCTGCTGGTCAGCCGGTACTCCGGCGACCTGTGGGCCGACCCGCTGGTGGTCGCGAACGACAGCCGGGGCGCGATCGTGCGCTACCCGACCGACTTCAACGCCGACGGCACCGCGATGGTCCTGGACCACCCGGTCGTCGCGGGCGGATTGGCCGTGCCGCGGCCGGACGCGAGCGACCTGGTGCTGGCCGACTTCGAGGACGGTCTGCCCGACGGGTGGACCGCGACCGGTGACGCCTTCACCGCCGTCTCCGAGGGAACCTCGCCCGGGCAGTCGCCGGTCTCCGGCTTCCTGGGCCGGGGCCTGCTCAACTCCTTCACCCCGGCCGCCGGTGACGGTGCGACCGGAACGCTGACCTCCCCGGAGTTCACCGTGGACCGCGCCGCGCTGGCCGCGATGGTCGGCGGCGGCAACCGGCCCGGCCAGGAGGAACTGCGGCTGGTCGTCGACGGGGAGGTCGTGCTCAGCGCCACCGGCCAGGACTCCGAGACCCTGCGCTGGGTCACCTGGGACCTGACCCCGTGGCAGGGCCGCACCGCGCACCTGGAGGTGGTCGACTCCCTGACCGCCGGGTGGGCGCACGTGCTCGTCGACCACATCGTGCTGACCGACGTGCCCGACGGGGTCGGCGACCGGTTCGACCCGGTGTTCGCCGCCGACAGCGCCGTGGTCACCGGCTGGGGCGACTGGAACGTGAGCTGGCGGCTCGGCACCGAGGCCGATGCCACCGCCCCGCACATCGACGTCACCGCCGCCCGGGGCGTGCCCTACCTGTGGTTCGAGTACGACGGGGTCACCCCGACGCTCACCCTGGAAGCCGGCGCGCAGCTGACCGACGCGGCGGGCGAGCAGCTGACCTTCCCGGCCACCACCGACCGGTTCGTGGTCGAACAGGGCGGTCGGCGATTCGGGGTGCACGCCCCCGCCGGCACCACCTTCGAGCGCGCAGGCGATGTGGTCGTCGCCTCCGCCGGGACCCCGCACCTGGTGCTCAGCGCCCTGACCGAGGGTGCCGACCTGGACACGATGCAGACCACCGCCTTCGCTGTGGCGCGCGACACCCGGATGGACTACGCGCTGGACACCGCCGCCGGGACCGTCACCGAGACCTGGAGCCTGGACACCGAGCCGTTGGAGGGCACCGGCCGGGACACCGTGCAGGGCTGGCTGCCGCACCAGTACCGCCAGGCCGACCACGACCTCGCGTTCACCGGCGCCGAGTACCGGGTGCCCCGGGGCACCCTGCGGACCACCGTCGGGCACGGCGACTGGACCACCACCTACGCCTTCACCGGGCTGACCCCGGTCCCCGGCGTGGCAGCCGCGGCGGTCGACCCCGAGGTGCTGGCGACCATGACCGACTTCGTCACCGACTACGCGGCCAAGACCGGTTACGGCGGCGACACCTACTGGGGCGGCAAGGACGTGCTCCAGCTCGCCGAGTACATGCTGGTCGCCAAGCAGATCGGCGCCACCGAGCCCTACCAGGCGCTCAAGACGTCGCTGCGCACCGCGCTCACCGACTGGTTCACCTACACCGCCGGGGAGTCCGAGCACTTCTTCGCCCGGTACGACACCTGGCGCGCGCTGATCGGCTTCGCCGAGTCCTACGGCTCCTCGCAGTTCACCGACAACCACTTCCACTACGGCTACTTCACCGCGGCCGCCGCGATGCTGGCGATGGAGGACCCGGAGTGGGCGGCCGGGTACGGCGAGATCGCCGGGCTGGTGGCCGACCAGTACGGCAACGGCGACCGGAGCAACCCGGACTTCCCGTACCTGCGCACCTTCGACATCTGGGCCGGGCACTCCTACGCCGGTGGCTTCTCCTCCCCCGGCGGCAACAACCAGGAGTCGAGCAGCGAGGCGATCCAGTCCTGGGCGGGCCTGTACCTGCTGGGCGTCGCCCTGGGCGACCAGGAGATGCAGGCCACCGGCGCGATGGGCTACGTCACCGAGCGCGCCGCGGTCCGGGAGTACTGGCTGGACGTCACCGGCACCGTCTTCGACGCGGCGTACGACCACGCCACCACCGGCATCCTCTATGACAGCGGCCAGGCCTACGCCACCTACTTCTCCGGTGACCCGGCCTGGATCTACGGCATCCAGTGGATGCCCACCGGTCCGTGGCTGAACTACCTGGGCTGGGACCGCGAGCACGCGACCACCCTGTTGGACGAGATGCTGGCCGACCGGCCACGGGTCGTCGGCGAGGAGGGCACCCGGGGTGGCAACGCCGGTCGGGTGCAGATGTTCGCCAAGAAGTGGTGGGGCATCGGCACCTACGGCGACATCGACATCGACCAGGACCGGCCCGCCGCCCTGGAGGAGCTGAAGGCGGCGCTGCGCGAGGTGGAGAAGCACCACCCCGGCTACGCCACCGCCCGGGTCCCGGCCAACCCGTTCTACGACGCCGCGACCGACACCCTCTCCGTCCAGCCCGGTGCCGACGGCGGGTTGGTGTTCCCGGAGTCGTTCTGGACCCCGGACACCTTCCCGGCCGCCCTGGTGCCCGCGCAGTACTCCGAGCAGATGGTCGACCGGCAGCCCGCCGACTGGGACCCCGCCTCGCCGCTGCTGCCCTACCTGTCCACCGACTTCACCGTCGACCCGGCCGCGAACGACGCGCTGTACGCCTTCTCGGTCGCCGACTACCAGCCCGGCCGCGACACCGACCGCGCCGCCGACGTCTTCTCCGCGATGGGGGACGCGCTGGGCAACGTGGTGCTGGGCATGCTGGCCCAGTCACACCCGGACGTGTACGCCGACGTCTTCGCCGAGCTGCGCGCCCGGGGTGACGCGGTCGCCACGTCGGTGTCGATGGCCGGGCTGGTGTACGCCACCGGGGCCACGAACCTCGTGCTCGGCGCCGAGGCGCTGGACCGGCACGTCGACGCCCCGCTCGGGCAGGTGTACCGGGACGCCGACGGGACCTACACCTACGTGGTCACGAACCCGACCGACCAGCAGCAGGCGTACCCCGTCTACCAGGGCACCGAGCTGATCGGCACCCTGGACGTCCCGGCGCACACCCAGCTCGCCCACCGCGGTGACGCCGTGCTGACCCGGATCGTCGTCGGCCAGGAGGTGACCACCGTCGCGCCGGGGGCGACCACCCGCTTCACCGCCACCGGCTACGACCAGTACGGCGCCGTGGTGCCGATGCCGGAGCTGACCTGGTCGGTCGACGGGGGCGGCACAATCGACGCCGACGGCGGGTTCACCGCCACCACCCCCACCGACCGGGTCACCGTCACCGCCCGCAACGGCGAGGTCAGTGCCACCGCGACGGTCCGGGTGGACACCGCGCCGCGCCTGACCAGCCTCGCCCTGGCGCCGGGCTTCACCCGGGTCAAGGCGGGCACCCCGACCACCTTCACCGCCACCGGCCTCGACCAGTACGGCGACCCCACCCCGATCGACGGGGAGATCGCCTGGTCGACCACCGACGGCACCATCGACGGCGGCACCCTCACCGTGCCCGCCGCCGGTTCCGCCGCCGTGACCGCCACGGTCGGGGACGCCCGGGGCACGGCGGTCGTCGCCGTGGTCGACCCGGCCGCCGACCGTCGGGTCCCGGTCACCGCCACCGCCTCGTCCTCCCTCGGTGGCAACACCGCCGACCGGGCCGTCGACGGCGACCCGAGCACCCGGTGGGAGAGCCAGCACGGGATCGACGACGTCGACCTGGTGCTGGACCTCGGCGGCAGCTACGACCTGACCGGCGCGCACCTGCTGTGGGAGGGGGCAGCCGCCTCGTCCTACGCCGTGCAGACCGCCGACGCGGCCGACGGACCGTGGACCACGGTCAGCACCATCACCAAGAAGGACGCCTCCGCCGACGACCTCACCCTGGACACCACCACCCGGTTCCTGCGGATCCACGGGCTCGGTCGCCTCACCGCCTACGGCTACTCGCTGTGGGAGGTCGAGCTGACCGGCACCCGCGCCGCGGCGGAGATCACCCCGACCCGGCTGCTGCTCGCCCCGGACGGCACCGCGGTGCGCGCCGGCGCCGAGGTCGGGCTGACCGCCTACGCCTTCGACGACACCGGTGCCGGTGGCCCGGTCGACGCCGTGTGGTCGGCCACCGGGTCGGGCACCGTCGACACCGACGGCCGGTTCACCGCGGCCGACGCCCCCGGCACCGCGACCGTCACGGCCACGACCGCCGGGCTCACCGCCACCACCACGGTCACCGTGCTGGACAACGGCCAGCCGGTGGCCGATCCGGGATCCGCCGAGCCAGGCACCGTCCGGGACATCGCGGTCGGCAAGCCGGTCACCGCCTCCTCGGTGGAGAACGCCGGGCTGCGCGCCGGGAACGCGGTGGACGCCGACCCGGCCACCCGGTGGTCCAGCGCCGCCGCCGACGGTGAGTGGCTCGCCGTCGACCTGGGCGAGGTCGTCCCGGTGGACCACGTCGCACTGGACTGGGAACGGGCCGCGGCCGCGACCTACCGAGTCCAGACCCGCACCACCGACGATGCCCCGTGGCGGACCGTCACGGAGGTGACCGACGGCCGCGAGGGCCACGCCGAACACCCCATGGACGGCGTCAGCGCCCGGTACGTGCGGGTGGTCGCCGACAGCCGGACCACCCAGTACGGCGTCTCGTTGCACGCCTTCCAGGTGTGCTCCGCGCAGGGCCGACCGACCCCCGACCTGGCCCGGGGCGCGACCGCCACCTCCTCCGCCGACGAGTGGTCCGGCTTCGGACCGGCCAACGCCGTCGACGGCGACCCCGGCACCCGGTGGGCCAGCGCCTGGACCGACGACGCCTGGCTCGCGGTCGATCTGGGCCGCACCGAGCGCGTCCGCCAGGTCACCATCGCCTGGGAGGACGCCTACGCGGCCGCCTACGTGGTCGAGGGCCGCCCGGCCGGGTCGACCGACTGGGCACCGCTGGCGACGGTCGCCGACGGTGACGGCGGCACCGACGTCCTCGCCGTCGACGGCACGGTGCGCGAGCTGCGGGTGCGCGGCGTGCAGCGGTCGGGGGCGTACGGGTACTCGCTGTACTCGGTGGAGGTGCGCTGA